One Alphaproteobacteria bacterium genomic window carries:
- a CDS encoding TlpA family protein disulfide reductase, translated as MIYNSCTHLHKKAILVIFTLCLSPLMALSPIDRFQLSDQGKAADATMHKLDGKKTQLSHYKGKYVLLTFWATWCRACVFEMPSLEKLAQQFKHDNIAFVAITRPYPSQTTQMVQAYRRTNGLMSLDFTEDSSTKETPARLHAAFNITSLPTAILLDPRGHIIGRLDGAVQWDHKDFIRFFQELIDGKVKPNHSPSKSPSLWDSFVGFFR; from the coding sequence AGCAATCCTTGTGATCTTCACGCTATGCCTAAGCCCTTTGATGGCCTTAAGCCCCATCGATCGTTTCCAGCTCAGTGATCAAGGAAAAGCCGCCGATGCCACGATGCATAAGCTCGATGGAAAGAAAACACAACTCTCGCACTACAAAGGGAAATATGTTCTGCTGACATTTTGGGCTACGTGGTGCCGGGCGTGCGTTTTTGAAATGCCCTCACTTGAAAAGCTGGCACAACAATTTAAACATGATAATATTGCTTTTGTGGCAATAACACGTCCCTATCCCTCACAGACCACCCAAATGGTGCAAGCATACCGCCGCACCAATGGGCTCATGTCCCTTGATTTTACAGAAGATAGCAGCACTAAAGAAACGCCTGCCCGCCTTCATGCTGCTTTCAATATCACAAGTTTACCAACAGCGATTCTTCTTGATCCCCGAGGACACATTATTGGCCGTCTTGATGGGGCTGTTCAGTGGGACCACAAAGACTTTATCCGTTTTTTTCAGGAGCTTATTGATGGAAAAGTAAAACCAAACCATTCGCCGTCCAAAAGTCCATCCCTATGGGACTCTTTTGTCGGTTTTTTTCGTTAA
- the trxB gene encoding thioredoxin-disulfide reductase — protein sequence MAPTHTKVLIIGSGPAGYTAAIYAARAALDPILVQGMEPGGQLTVTTDVENYPGFAEVIQGPWLMEQMEKQARHVGVVPLFDRIKKVDFSRRPFTAESEFGELFTADTVIICTGAQAKWLGIPSEEKFRGHGVSGCATCDGFFFKEKHVAVIGGGNTAVEEALYLTNHAAKVTLIHRRDTLRAEKVLQDRLFAHEKITVLWNHHVKEFQGEESPRKLKTLVLESTNDKSTQKLSVSGAFVAIGHAPQTTIFADQLQTDEQGYLICAPGSTKTAIPGVFAAGDVQDKVFRQAVTAAGQGCMAALEASHYLASQK from the coding sequence ATGGCCCCCACGCATACAAAAGTTTTAATCATTGGATCCGGTCCAGCAGGATATACAGCAGCTATTTATGCGGCGCGGGCTGCGCTTGATCCTATTCTTGTTCAAGGCATGGAGCCTGGTGGACAACTTACTGTCACCACTGACGTGGAGAACTATCCAGGATTTGCGGAGGTCATTCAAGGCCCCTGGCTTATGGAGCAAATGGAAAAGCAGGCCCGACATGTGGGGGTTGTCCCTCTTTTTGATCGCATTAAAAAAGTTGATTTTTCGCGCCGCCCCTTTACCGCCGAATCTGAGTTTGGCGAACTATTTACCGCTGACACTGTTATTATTTGCACAGGTGCGCAAGCTAAGTGGTTGGGAATTCCCAGTGAAGAAAAGTTTCGTGGGCACGGTGTATCAGGCTGTGCAACATGTGATGGATTTTTCTTTAAAGAGAAGCACGTGGCCGTTATCGGCGGTGGGAACACAGCAGTAGAAGAGGCACTTTATTTAACAAACCACGCCGCCAAAGTCACCCTCATTCACCGACGTGATACGCTGCGCGCGGAAAAGGTGTTGCAAGACCGCCTTTTTGCGCATGAGAAAATTACTGTTCTTTGGAATCACCATGTTAAGGAATTTCAAGGAGAGGAGTCGCCACGCAAACTCAAAACGCTTGTTTTAGAATCAACAAACGATAAAAGCACCCAGAAGCTTTCTGTAAGTGGTGCCTTTGTGGCCATTGGCCATGCACCCCAGACGACAATTTTCGCTGATCAACTGCAGACAGATGAACAAGGTTATTTGATCTGCGCACCGGGTAGTACAAAAACCGCCATTCCGGGTGTTTTTGCAGCCGGTGATGTGCAAGACAAGGTCTTCCGTCAAGCAGTGACGGCTGCGGGGCAAGGGTGCATGGCTGCGCTGGAGGCATCTCATTACCTTGCATCACAGAAATAG
- a CDS encoding DASS family sodium-coupled anion symporter: MSSHPRVRQWSGVKLVPFVWVLIVGFILWNVPIPGGLTPQTWRLFTIFVSTIVGIVTSPLPMGATALIGLVVAVTADVLSMDQALSKFSSPTVWLTVSAFLIARAFIKSTLGDRLAYLFIALLGKNYLGLGYGVVLTEFFLAPVIPSNTARGGGITYPIIQPLALNFQSQPDASTRRRIGAYLIQVGYHANVVTSAMFLTAMAGNPLMVEFAKSAGIDITWMLWFQAAIVPGIISLICIPLILAFIYPPDLRDTPQAPEQARQRLKEMGSLNFAQGIMLGIFCFLITLWILGEYIGVDATTTALLGLSILLLVGVLQWEDILNEKGAWNTLIWFSVLLTMAEYLDKFGMMKWLGGQAQITVAFLPQTLAIAALLGFYFYIHYFFASITAHVSAFYATFLLVILASGLPPVASALILAFFSCLSGCLTHYGSGSAAAFFGSRYVTVTEWWKNGFVMSLAHIVVWGVVGSVWWRYLGIL; this comes from the coding sequence ATGTCAAGCCATCCACGTGTCCGCCAATGGTCGGGGGTTAAGCTCGTTCCCTTTGTGTGGGTTCTTATTGTGGGTTTCATCCTGTGGAATGTTCCTATTCCAGGAGGGCTGACCCCCCAAACGTGGCGTCTTTTTACAATTTTTGTCTCAACAATTGTAGGTATTGTAACATCTCCCTTGCCAATGGGTGCAACGGCTCTTATCGGCTTAGTGGTTGCTGTAACGGCGGACGTTCTGAGCATGGATCAGGCGCTTTCGAAGTTTTCATCACCAACGGTATGGCTCACTGTTTCTGCGTTTCTTATCGCCCGTGCGTTTATCAAATCTACCTTAGGTGATCGCCTTGCCTATCTATTTATTGCTCTTCTTGGGAAAAACTACCTTGGTTTGGGATATGGTGTTGTGCTCACAGAATTTTTTCTTGCGCCGGTCATCCCATCTAACACAGCACGCGGCGGTGGCATTACATATCCCATTATTCAACCACTTGCGTTAAACTTTCAGAGTCAACCAGACGCTTCCACGCGCAGACGCATTGGAGCGTATTTGATACAAGTGGGGTATCATGCCAATGTTGTGACTAGCGCCATGTTTCTGACGGCAATGGCTGGAAATCCCCTAATGGTAGAGTTTGCAAAAAGTGCAGGCATTGACATTACCTGGATGCTCTGGTTTCAAGCAGCCATTGTGCCGGGGATCATTTCGCTTATCTGTATTCCTCTCATTTTGGCGTTTATCTATCCTCCCGATCTTCGCGATACTCCTCAAGCTCCGGAGCAGGCACGCCAGCGCCTGAAAGAAATGGGCTCTCTTAATTTTGCCCAAGGAATTATGTTGGGTATTTTTTGCTTCCTGATCACCTTGTGGATACTGGGAGAATATATTGGTGTGGATGCAACGACCACAGCACTGCTTGGTCTTTCGATCCTCTTGCTTGTTGGGGTTCTCCAATGGGAGGATATTTTAAATGAGAAAGGGGCCTGGAATACCTTGATCTGGTTTTCTGTGCTTCTTACGATGGCTGAGTATCTTGACAAATTTGGCATGATGAAATGGTTGGGTGGGCAGGCGCAAATAACCGTTGCCTTTCTTCCACAAACATTGGCAATTGCAGCGCTTCTGGGATTCTATTTTTATATTCACTACTTCTTTGCAAGTATTACGGCACATGTCAGTGCATTTTATGCAACTTTCTTGCTTGTTATTTTAGCCAGTGGGCTTCCACCAGTAGCCTCTGCGCTTATTTTGGCCTTTTTTTCCTGTTTGTCAGGGTGCTTAACCCATTACGGAAGCGGTAGTGCGGCGGCGTTTTTTGGCTCACGTTACGTGACAGTAACCGAATGGTGGAAAAATGGTTTCGTTATGAGCTTAGCCCATATTGTTGTTTGGGGGGTTGTAGGCTCTGTCTGGTGGCGTTATCTGGGCATTCTTTAG